The Flavobacterium marginilacus genome window below encodes:
- a CDS encoding methyltransferase produces MYEKTFPNKRFKHTLEFLKKHVSPSQTILDLGVDNPFSKIMKEEGYSVKNTTGEDLDMNQNVFSEGKQDVVTAFEIFEHLLNPYTILSEIKSDKLLISIPLRLWFSSAYRSKTDMWDRHYHEFEDWQLDWLLEKTGWKIIDREKFTHPVKKIGFRPLLRFFTPRYYIVYAEKVKI; encoded by the coding sequence ATGTACGAAAAAACATTTCCCAATAAACGATTCAAGCATACTTTAGAATTTTTAAAGAAACATGTATCTCCTTCGCAAACCATATTAGATCTTGGTGTTGACAATCCTTTTTCTAAAATTATGAAAGAAGAAGGCTATTCTGTAAAAAACACCACTGGTGAAGATTTAGACATGAATCAAAATGTTTTTTCAGAAGGAAAGCAGGATGTCGTTACTGCTTTTGAAATTTTTGAACATCTGCTCAATCCGTATACTATTTTAAGTGAAATAAAATCAGATAAATTATTAATTTCAATTCCATTGCGCCTTTGGTTTTCTTCTGCCTACCGTAGTAAAACTGATATGTGGGACAGGCACTATCATGAATTTGAAGACTGGCAATTGGATTGGTTATTAGAAAAAACAGGCTGGAAAATCATTGACAGAGAGAAATTTACTCATCCGGTTAAAAAAATTGGTTTCCGTCCCTTATTACGATTTTTCACGCCGAGATATTATATAGTTTACGCAGAAAAAGTTAAGATTTAA
- a CDS encoding MlaE family ABC transporter permease translates to MMLIRYLSQIGKYFLMWKEIFRKPTKWSVMKGLIFKEVDDLIIDSLGIVAFISFFVGGVVSIQTALNLTNSFIPKYLIGYATRQSVILEFAPTFMSIIMAGKMGSFITSSIGSMRVTEQIDALEVMGVNSLNYLVFPKIIALLLYPFLIGIGMFLGIAGGYIATVYGGFGADVDFIEGIQRDFLPFHVVYSFTKTFIFGMLLATIPSFHGYYMKGGALEVGKASTVSFVWTSVTIIVLNYVITQLLLTK, encoded by the coding sequence ATGATGCTCATTCGCTATTTATCCCAAATTGGGAAATATTTTTTAATGTGGAAAGAAATCTTCAGAAAGCCAACAAAATGGTCTGTTATGAAAGGTTTAATCTTCAAAGAAGTCGATGATTTAATTATTGATTCACTAGGCATTGTTGCATTCATTTCATTCTTCGTTGGCGGTGTTGTTTCTATACAGACTGCTTTGAACTTAACTAATTCTTTCATTCCTAAATATCTTATTGGATATGCCACCCGTCAATCGGTGATTTTAGAATTTGCACCAACATTTATGTCCATCATTATGGCAGGAAAAATGGGTTCATTTATAACATCGAGCATAGGATCAATGCGCGTTACAGAACAAATTGACGCTCTAGAAGTTATGGGAGTTAACTCTCTTAATTATTTGGTTTTCCCAAAAATAATAGCATTGCTTTTATATCCATTCCTTATCGGAATTGGAATGTTTTTGGGTATAGCTGGCGGATATATCGCTACCGTTTATGGCGGTTTTGGTGCCGATGTTGATTTTATCGAAGGAATTCAGCGGGATTTCCTTCCTTTTCATGTTGTATATTCTTTCACTAAAACATTTATTTTTGGTATGCTTTTAGCAACCATTCCTTCTTTTCATGGTTATTATATGAAAGGTGGGGCACTTGAAGTAGGTAAGGCAAGTACCGTATCCTTTGTTTGGACTTCGGTTACCATTATTGTACTCAATTATGTTATTACCCAATTACTCTTAACAAAATGA
- a CDS encoding ABC transporter ATP-binding protein, producing the protein MIEIKNIEKSFNGVKILKGISSVFEAGKTNLIIGQSGSGKTVLLKSLLGIHTPEAGTISFDGRIYSDLNADEKREIRTEIGMLFQGSALFDSMTVAENVAFPLRMFTNDSKLKIQKRVDFVLERVNLVGAHKKLPSEISGGMQKRVAIARAIVNNPKYLFCDEPNSGLDPNTAILIDNLIKEITVEYNITTVVNTHDMNSVMEIGDNILFLKNGVKAWQGNKEEIFRTNNEAIVEFVYSSELFKKVREAHLKE; encoded by the coding sequence ATGATAGAAATAAAAAATATAGAAAAATCATTTAACGGCGTCAAAATTCTGAAAGGGATTTCCAGTGTTTTTGAAGCAGGCAAAACCAATTTAATTATTGGCCAGAGCGGATCTGGGAAAACTGTTTTATTGAAATCATTATTGGGAATCCATACTCCAGAGGCAGGAACCATATCATTTGACGGACGGATTTATTCAGATTTAAATGCTGACGAAAAAAGAGAAATACGTACAGAAATCGGAATGCTCTTTCAAGGAAGTGCCCTTTTTGACAGCATGACTGTTGCCGAGAATGTAGCTTTCCCTTTAAGAATGTTCACCAATGACAGCAAATTAAAAATCCAGAAACGAGTAGATTTTGTTTTAGAAAGAGTAAATCTTGTGGGCGCACATAAAAAATTACCTTCTGAAATTTCGGGAGGAATGCAAAAAAGGGTTGCAATCGCAAGAGCCATCGTAAACAATCCTAAATATCTATTTTGTGATGAACCAAATTCGGGATTAGACCCCAATACGGCAATTTTAATTGACAACCTCATCAAGGAAATAACGGTAGAATACAATATTACAACAGTCGTAAACACACATGATATGAACTCTGTTATGGAAATTGGCGATAATATTTTATTTCTAAAAAATGGCGTTAAAGCCTGGCAGGGAAATAAAGAAGAGATTTTCAGAACCAACAATGAAGCCATCGTAGAATTTGTTTATTCTTCAGAATTGTTCAAAAAAGTCAGAGAAGCGCATTTAAAAGAATAA
- a CDS encoding mannose-1-phosphate guanylyltransferase, which translates to MNKNYYAILMAGGIGSRFWPVSTKEFPKQFHDMLGSGETLIQKTFSRLSQIIPKENILILTHESYNNLILEQLPMVKQEQIVLEPAMRNTAPCILYASLKIKKMNPNAVMVVAPSDHWIEDEMQFVANLQRSFDLCEREESLMTLGILPTAPNTGYGYIEFDKLDSRSIKKVVQFREKPDSKTARRFIQSRNYLWNAGIFMWSVKSILKAFEEFQPEMYAHFMKGFDVYNSEDEHAFIQENYPNADNISIDYAIMENAQNVYVLPATFDWNDLGTWGSLHEKLPKDDNNNAVVNATVLLQNSSNNIVRTALGKQVIVDGLDDYIIVDKDSVLLIYPKSKEQEIKGIVSQLK; encoded by the coding sequence ATGAACAAAAACTATTACGCAATACTTATGGCAGGAGGGATCGGTTCCCGATTTTGGCCGGTAAGTACGAAAGAGTTCCCAAAACAGTTTCATGACATGCTGGGTTCTGGAGAAACTTTAATTCAGAAGACATTCAGCCGATTGTCACAAATTATTCCGAAAGAGAATATTTTGATTTTGACGCATGAGAGTTATAATAATTTGATTTTAGAACAACTGCCAATGGTGAAACAGGAGCAGATTGTTTTGGAGCCTGCAATGAGAAATACAGCACCTTGTATTTTGTATGCCTCATTAAAAATTAAAAAAATGAATCCAAATGCTGTGATGGTAGTCGCTCCAAGTGATCATTGGATTGAAGACGAAATGCAGTTTGTGGCCAATTTACAGCGTTCTTTTGATCTGTGCGAAAGAGAAGAATCTCTGATGACTTTAGGTATTTTGCCAACAGCTCCAAATACAGGTTATGGTTATATTGAATTTGATAAATTAGACAGCCGCTCGATAAAAAAAGTTGTACAGTTTAGAGAAAAACCAGATTCAAAAACGGCTAGAAGATTTATACAAAGCAGGAATTATTTGTGGAATGCAGGTATTTTTATGTGGAGTGTTAAATCTATTTTGAAAGCTTTTGAAGAATTTCAGCCTGAAATGTATGCTCATTTTATGAAAGGGTTTGATGTATATAATTCAGAGGATGAACATGCTTTTATACAGGAAAATTATCCAAATGCTGATAATATTTCCATAGATTATGCGATTATGGAAAATGCTCAAAATGTGTATGTGCTTCCTGCAACTTTTGATTGGAATGATTTAGGAACATGGGGTTCATTACATGAAAAACTGCCAAAAGACGATAATAATAATGCAGTAGTAAATGCTACGGTATTATTGCAGAATTCTTCCAATAATATTGTAAGAACAGCTTTAGGGAAACAAGTAATTGTTGACGGATTGGATGATTATATTATTGTTGATAAAGATTCAGTTTTATTGATTTATCCAAAAAGTAAAGAACAGGAAATAAAAGGAATTGTTTCTCAGCTGAAATAA
- a CDS encoding glycosyltransferase encodes MRYYIVIPTYNEETFIQLTLNSLANQTVLPAKVVVVNDNSTDKTAEIVSAFAKENPFISLVNKTSEIIHLPGSKVIQAFQKGFETLDEDYDLIVKIDADLIFPSNYFETVIKHFKSDDRIGMAGGFCYIEKNGDWVLENLTDKDHIRGALKAYRKETFKQIGGLKPAMGWDTVDELLCKYYNWKVVTDASLHVKHLKPTGANYNKTARYKQGEAFYTLGYGFWITAIASAKLAMMKKKPLLFLDYIQGFWKAKSAKTPLLVTNEQAKFIRNYRLQKMKEKLF; translated from the coding sequence ATGAGATATTACATAGTTATTCCAACCTACAACGAAGAAACCTTCATTCAGCTAACCTTAAACAGTTTAGCAAATCAAACCGTTTTGCCGGCCAAAGTTGTTGTAGTAAATGACAATTCTACTGATAAAACTGCGGAGATTGTTTCGGCTTTCGCCAAAGAAAATCCGTTTATTAGTCTGGTAAATAAAACTTCGGAAATAATTCATTTACCTGGAAGTAAAGTGATTCAGGCTTTTCAGAAAGGATTTGAAACTTTGGACGAAGATTATGATTTAATCGTAAAAATTGATGCCGATTTAATTTTTCCTTCTAATTATTTTGAAACCGTAATCAAACATTTTAAATCGGATGACCGAATCGGAATGGCCGGCGGATTTTGCTATATCGAAAAAAACGGTGACTGGGTTCTTGAAAACCTAACCGACAAAGATCACATCAGAGGCGCACTGAAAGCATATCGAAAAGAAACTTTTAAACAAATTGGCGGATTAAAACCTGCAATGGGCTGGGATACGGTTGACGAACTGCTTTGCAAATATTACAATTGGAAGGTTGTTACCGATGCTTCTTTGCACGTAAAACATCTTAAACCTACGGGTGCAAATTACAACAAAACTGCGCGCTACAAACAAGGTGAAGCATTTTACACACTTGGCTATGGCTTCTGGATAACTGCAATTGCATCAGCAAAATTGGCAATGATGAAGAAAAAACCACTTCTTTTTCTCGATTACATCCAAGGTTTTTGGAAAGCAAAATCGGCAAAAACTCCTCTATTAGTTACTAATGAACAGGCAAAATTCATACGCAATTATCGCCTGCAAAAAATGAAAGAGAAATTGTTTTAA